A stretch of Oncorhynchus mykiss isolate Arlee chromosome 14, USDA_OmykA_1.1, whole genome shotgun sequence DNA encodes these proteins:
- the LOC118938740 gene encoding protocadherin alpha-3-like, producing MGDRGQRRRWEYWWVALRFSLLLCFGEKVSAQIRYSIPEEVKEGSVVGNVAKDLGLDVSTLAERRFRIVSGSKDALFQVNQNNGVLYVHKNMDREELCGGNGACLMDLKIVVENPLEIHYIGVEITDVNDHSPSFAEKDVHLQIAENTLMGARFELQTARDLDIESNAVRVYRLSQNDHFDLEVKDNGEEDKLLFLVLSKPLDREQNRTHELLLTAVDGGNPPKSGLLNITVIVLDTNDNRPVFNQDIYSVSLKENSPIGTIVTTVNASDADAGLNGAIEYSLGRAVKRKVYDIFQLDSITGEIKVKGEVDFEENEVYRLNVQASDKGQPPLTVDCRVIIKVVDVNDNKPEIDVTSLSNTIAEDSKPGTVISLVSVTDKDSGINGNVISTITDNVPFELKPSFKDNVFSIVTKGRLDRELVSHYDITITATDCGQPPLSTFKTLSVQISDVNDNSPEFSQNPLELYLVENNAPGASIFSVSACDKDLNENAAISYHIVRGEGTQNDMASFLNINSDNGHISALKIFDFETLKAFQFQVVATDSGTPSLSTNVTVNVFILDQNDNAPVILYPVSTNGSAEGVEEIPRNVNAGHLVTKVRAYDADIGYNGWLLFSLQEVTDHSLFALDRYTGQIRTLRSFTETDEAEHKLVILVKDNGNVSLSATSTVIIKVVEPKEAFAASDVKSSVKDEEENSVTFYLIITLGSVSTLFLISIIVLIVMQCSKATDYSSKYLQDVNYDGTLCHSIQYRSGDKRYMLVGPRMSIGSTIVPGSNGNTLVIPEHRRASGEIF from the exons atgggagacagaggacAAAGGCGCAGATGGGAGTACTGGTGGGTTGCTCTGCGTTTCTCTCTTCTGCTGTGCTTCGGAGAGAAGGTTTCAGCACAGATAAGGTACTCTATTCCAGAGGAGGTGAAAGAGGGATCCGTTGTTGGAAATGTTGCTAAGGATTTGGGTCTTGACGTCAGTACTTTGGCGGAGAGACGGTTTCGCATTGTTTCTGGATCTAAGGACGCTCTTTTCCAGGTAAATCAGAACAATGGCGTCTTGTATGTTCATAAAAatatggacagagaggagctcTGTGGTGGCAATGGCGCTTGCTTGATGGACCTGAAAATCGTTGTTGAAAATCCTCTAGAAATTCACTACATCGGGGTAGAAATAACGGATGTTAATGACCACTCGCCCAGTTTTGCTGAAAAAGACGTACATTTGCAAATAGCGGAGAACACCCTCATGGGGGCACGCTTTGAACTCCAGACAGCGCGTGACTTAGACATTGAAAGCAATGCTGTCCGTGTGTACAGGTTGAGCCAGAATGATCATTTTGATTTAGAAGTGAAAGACAATGGGGAGGAGGATAAACTTCTGTTTTTAGTTTTAAGTAAGCCACTTGACAGAGAGCAAAATCGCACGCATGAATTATTGTTGACTGCAGTCGATGGAGGTAATCCACCGAAGTCAGGTTTACTTAATATAACTGTCATAGTTCTAGACACCAATGATAATCGACCTGTTTTTAATCAAGACATATATTCAGTTTCTTTAAAGGAGAACTCCCCAATTGGCACAATTGTTACCACTGTTAATGCGTCTGATGCTGATGCCGGTTTAAATGGAGCGATAGAATACTCTCTGGGAAGAGCAGTGAAACGTAAAGTGTATGACATTTTCCAGTTGGACAGCATTACTGGTGAGATTAAAGTGAAAGGTGAAGTTGACTTTGAGGAAAATGAGGTTTACCGATTAAATGTACAGGCGTCTGATAAAGGCCAGCCCCCTCTGACTGTTGACTGTAGAGTTATTATAAAGGTAGTAGATGTGAACGATAATAAACCAGAGATTGATGTAACATCCCTCTCCAATACAATAGCTGAAGATTCAAAACCAGGAACTGTTATTTCTCTAGTTAGTGTGACAGATAAAGATTCTGGGATTAATGGTAATGTCATATCTACAATAACAGACAACGTGCCATTTGAATTAAAACCTTCATTTAAGGACAATGTGTTTTCTATAGTCACAAAGGGACGTTTAGACAGAGAACTCGTgtcccattatgacatcacaataactgCCACTGACTGTGGTCAGCCTCCTCTGTCCACATTCAAAACTCTGAGCGTCCAGATATCAGATGTGAACGATAACAGCCCAGAATTCTCCCAAAACCCCCTTGAGCTGTACTTAGTGGAAAATAACGCCCCTGGTGCGTCCATATTCTCTGTAAGCGCTTGTGATAAAGACTTGAATGAAAACGCTGCGATTTCATATCACATAGTTAGAGGAGAAGGGACGCAGAATGATATGGCATCTTTCCTGAATATAAATTCTGATAATGGCCATATCTCCGCACTGAAAATATTtgactttgaaactctgaaagcTTTCCAATTCCAAGTTGTAGCTACAGACTCTGGAACTCCGTCACTAAGCACTAACGTCACAGTCAACGTGTTCATTCTGGATCAGAACGACAACGCTCCAGTGATCTTGTATCCAGTCAGCACTAACGGTTCCGCTGAAGGTGTGGAGGAGATTCCCCGCAATGTGAACGCAGGCCATTTGGTGACTAAAGTGAGAGCCTATGACGCTGATATAGGATACAACGGCTGGTTATTATTTTCACTGCAGGAAGTTACTGACCACAGTCTCTTTGCTTTGGACCGCTATACAGGACAGATAAGGACACTTCGGTCATTCACAGAGACAGACGAAGCTGAGCATAAACTGGTTATACTGGTAAAAGACAACGGGAACGTTTCACTGTCAGCAACATCTACTGTGATTATCAAGGTTGTGGAGCCCAAAGAGGCTTTTGCAGCTTCTGATGTTAAAAGTTCAGTAAAAGACGAGGAGGAGAACAGcgttacattttatttgatcattACTTTGGGGTCAGTTTCAACACTTTTTCTCATCAGCATCATCGTGTTGATTGTAATGCAGTGCTCCAAAGCGACAGACTATTCCTCCAAGTATTTACAAGATGTGAATTACGACGGGACACTGTGCCACAGCATCCAGTACAGATCCGGAGACAAACGGTACATGTTAGTTGGACCCAGAATGAGTATAGGTTCTACAATAGTCCCGGGCAGCAATGGGAATACTCTAGTGATACCCGAACACAGAAGAGCTTCTGGAGAG ATATTCTGA
- the LOC118938741 gene encoding protocadherin alpha-3-like translates to MGDGRQRRRWEYWWVAVRFSLLLCLGEKVSAQIRYSIPEEVKEGSVVGNVAKDLGLDVSTLVERRFRIVSGSKDALFQVNQNNGVLYVHNKIDREELCDGNIACLINLKMVVENPLEIHYVGVEITDVNDNSPIFPGNEQYLEIAEQTMLGTRFQIQAARDPDIALNSVRLYKLSQSDHFEIEIRDDEDKIPFLVLKKALDRELKTKHRLLVTAVDGGSPQRSGTVNVTINVLDSNDNRPVCSQDTYSARLRENAALGTVVVRVNATDLDEGSNGELEYTLGRNLKRKVYDIFELDSLTGEIKVKGEVDFEDTEVYKLDVQASDKGQPPLTVECRAIIKIIDVNDNQPEVEVTSLSNVVSEDSKPGTVISLISVTDKDSGINGKVLCSISNNVPFELKPSYEDNMYSLVTKHRLDRELVSVYDITITATDCGQPPLSTFKTLSVQISDVNDNSPEFSQNPLELYLVENNAPGASIFSVSATDEDLNENAAISYHIVRGEGTLNDMASFLNINSDNGHISALKSFNFETLKTFQFQVVATDSGTPPLSRNVTINVFILDQNDNAPVILYPVSANGSAEGVEEIPRNVNAGHLVTKVRAYDADIGYNGWLLFSLQEVTDHSLFALDRYTGQIRTLRSFTETDEAEHKLDILVKDNGNDSLSATATVIIKVVEPKEAFAASDVKSSVKDDEENSVTFYLIITLGSVSTLFLISIIVLIAMQCSKPTDYSSKYLQDVNYDGTLCHSIQYRSGDKRYMLVGPRMSIGSTIVPGSNGNTLVLPEHRRRASGEVRAVSKNFNI, encoded by the coding sequence ATGGGAGATGGAAGACAAAGGCGCAGATGGGAGTACTGGTGGGTTGCTGTGCGTTTCTCTCTTCTGTTGTGTTTGGGGGAGAAGGTTTCAGCACAGATAAGGTACTCTATTCCAGAGGAGGTGAAAGAGGGATCTGTTGTTGGAAATGTTGCAAAGGATTTGGGTCTTGACGTCAGTACTTTGGTGGAGAGACGGTTTCGTATTGTTTCTGGATCTAAGGACGCTCTTTTCCAGGTAAATCAGAACAATGGCGTTTTGTATGTTCATAACAAAATCGACAGAGAGGAGCTCTGTGATGGCAATATTGCATGTTTGAtaaacctgaaaatggttgttgaAAACCCTTTAGAAATTCATTATGTAGGTGTAGAAATCACCGACGTCAATGATAACTCTCCTATTTTTCCTGGAAATGAGCAGTATTTGGAAATAGCGGAACAGACCATGCTAGGGACGCGATTCCAAATCCAGGCTGCACGGGATCCAGATATAGCGTTAAACTCTGTCCGTTTGTATAAATTAAGTCAGAGCGATCATTTTGAAATTGAGATTAGAGACGATGAAGACAAAATACCTTTCTTAGTCTTGAAAAAAGCTTTGGATAGGGAGCTCAAAACCAAACACAGATTACTTGTTACTGCAGTTGATGGAGGTAGTCCACAAAGATCAGGGACGGTCAACGTCACTATTAATGTGCTTGATTCGAATGATAACCGTCCTGTTTGTAGTCAAGACACCTATTCAGCGAGACTACGGGAAAATGCCGCACTTGGTACTGTGGTTGTTAGGGTAAATGCCACTGATCTAGATGAGGGTTCAAACGGTGAGTTGGAGTATACTTTAGGCAGAAACCTAAAGCGTAAAGTATATGATATTTTTGAACTGGATAGCCTAACTGGAGAAATTAAAGTCAAAGGTGAGGTGGACTTCGAGGACACAGAAGTTTATAAACTAGATGTACAGGCTTCAGACAAAGGACAACCTCCCTTAACTGTGGAATGCAGAGCAATTATAAAGATAATTGATGTTAATGATAACCAACCAGAAGTAGAGGTGACATCACTGTCCAATGTCGTTTCAGAAGATTCAAAACCCGGAACAGTTATTTCGCTCATTAGTGTGACAGATAAAGACTCAGGTATTAATGGTAAAGTTTTGTGTAGCATCTCCAACAATGTACCGTTTGAGTTAAAACCGTCATATGAAGATAATATGTATTCCTTAGTGACCAAACACCGTTTAGATCGAGAGCTAGTGTctgtttatgacatcacaataactgCCACTGACTGTGGTCAGCCTCCTCTGTCTACATTCAAAACTCTGAGCGTCCAGATATCAGATGTGAACGACAACAGTCCAGAATTCTCCCAAAACCCCCTTGAGCTGTACTTAGTGGAAAATAACGCTCCTGGTGCATCGATATTCTCTGTAAGCGCCACTGATGAAGACTTAAATGAAAATGCTGCGATTTCATATCACATAGTTAGAGGTGAAGGAACACTGAATGATATGGCATCTTTCCTCAACATCAATTCGGATAATGGACATATTTCCGCGCTCAAAAGTTTTAATTTCGAAACCCTCAAAACGTTCCAATTCCAAGTTGTAGCTACAGACTCTGGGACTCCGCCTCTAAGCAGAAACGTCACAATAAACGTTTTCATTCTGGATCAGAACGACAACGCTCCAGTGATCTTGTATCCAGTCAGCGCTAACGGTTCTGCTGAAGGTGTGGAGGAGATTCCCCGCAATGTGAACGCAGGCCATTTGGTGACTAAAGTGAGAGCCTATGACGCTGATATAGGATATAACGGCTGGTTATTATTTTCACTGCAGGAAGTTACTGACCACAGCCTCTTTGCTTTGGACCGCTATACAGGACAGATAAGGACACTTCGGTCATTCACAGAAACAGACGAGGCTGAGCATAAACTGGACATACTGGTAAAAGACAATGGGAACGATTCACTCTCAGCAACAGCTACTGTGATTATCAAGGTTGTGGAGCCCAAAGAGGCTTTTGCAGCTTCTGATGTTAAAAGTTCAGTAAAAGACGACGAGGAGAACAGcgttacattttatttgatcattACTTTGGGGTCAGTTTCAACACTTTTTCTCATCAGTATCATCGTGTTGATTGCAATGCAGTGCTCCAAACCCACAGACTATTCCTCCAAGTATTTACAAGATGTGAATTACGACGGGACACTGTGCCACAGCATCCAGTACAGATCCGGAGACAAACGGTACATGTTAGTTGGACCCAGAATGAGTATAGGTTCTACAATAGTCCCGGGCAGCAATGGGAATACTCTAGTGTTACCCGAACACAGAAGGAGAGCTTCTGGAGAGGTAAGAGCGGTTTCTAAGAATTTCAACATTTGA